One genomic region from Lacerta agilis isolate rLacAgi1 chromosome 13, rLacAgi1.pri, whole genome shotgun sequence encodes:
- the LOC117056489 gene encoding LOW QUALITY PROTEIN: WW domain-binding protein 2-like (The sequence of the model RefSeq protein was modified relative to this genomic sequence to represent the inferred CDS: inserted 1 base in 1 codon): MVLAFLFVSSAPELKGAWVSLRQRSCFSXMEVTRYQFSRSANSSEERVLAHYSEVSLLLEGRSDFPEELKGTKKGMLYLTQYKMIFQHKDKGSTIIRFPLQLLGDCVLEEEPGSKPQHIKGTLTSTQGVLAFKFTFQYGASDCLNTIKGLIDADILREGTNLQEYPTASIYTYAYPSAPRAARSLSMLPLWPPPYPGPPDLPPPYSEVEGTSPRGSRGSEIQGGCCHCRGQRIQDHVNRQD; this comes from the exons ATGGTCCTGGCATTTCTCTTTGTCTCCAGTGCTCCTGAGCTAAAGGGAGCGTGGGTGTCCTTGAGACAGAGGAGTTGCTTCT CGATGGAGGTGACTAGGTATCAGTTCTCCAGGTCAGCCAACAGTTCTGAGGAAAG GGTCCTTGCTCACTATAGCGAGGTGTCGTTATTGCTGGAAGGGCGGTCGGATTTTCCAGAAGAGCTGAAAGGCACCAAAAAGGGAATGTTGTACCTCACCCAGTACAAA ATGATCTTCCAGCACAAAGATAAGGGATCCACCATCATTCGTTTCCCGCTGCAGCTCCTAGGAGATTGTGTCCTGGAGGAGGAGCCGGGCTCCAAGCCCCAGCATATCAAAGGAACGCTGA CGTCTACCCAAGGGGTCCTTGCCTTCAAATTTACCTTCCAGTACGGAGCGTCCGATTGCCTAAACACAATAAAGGGTCTGATTGATGCAG ACATACTGAGAGAAGGGACGAACCTCCAAGAATACCCCACTGCTTCCATCTATACCTATGCCTACCCCTCTGCACCCCGGGCAGCTC GGTCTCTCAGCATGCTCCCACTGTGGCCTCCCCCGTACCCTGGCCCACCAGACCTCCCCCCTCCCTATTCCGAAGTGGAAGGAACGTCTCCAAGAGGGAGCAGGGGCTCAG AGATCCAAGGAGGCTGCTGTCATTGCAGAGGACAGAGGATCCAGGATCATGTTAACAGGCAGGACTGA